In one Modestobacter sp. L9-4 genomic region, the following are encoded:
- a CDS encoding iron-containing redox enzyme family protein has translation MRLPKPRGPLSAALCAGLAGGSTLSTRTLAVAYALAAGTEDPLTDEDLQLALAVCYELHYRGFDGVHDDWEWNPELLRLRAVLEQRHLAALHSLVSPVAVTTDPVDQQLTAVIAADDGPSLSRYMAKHGTVEQWREYLTVRSVYHLKEGDPHTWAIPRLSGRAKAAMVEIQADEYGGGSPERMHSQLFAGLMRDLDLDDAYGALWDDAPAVAFTSVNTMSLFGLHRRLRGACLGHLTAVEMTSSEPSRRYSSGLRRLGYGTGTTVFYDEHVEADAVHEQIASVDMCGSLVAEDPALTADVLFGAQCSLALDGLTAHHLLGAWEAGRSGLRAQEPVAV, from the coding sequence ATGCGCCTTCCCAAGCCACGGGGTCCCCTGAGCGCCGCGCTGTGCGCGGGCCTCGCCGGTGGGTCGACCCTGAGCACCCGCACGCTCGCCGTCGCCTACGCCCTGGCCGCCGGCACCGAGGACCCGCTCACCGACGAGGACCTCCAGCTCGCCCTGGCCGTCTGCTACGAGCTGCACTACCGCGGCTTCGACGGCGTGCACGACGACTGGGAGTGGAACCCCGAGCTGCTGCGCCTGCGCGCCGTCCTCGAGCAGCGGCACCTCGCCGCGCTGCACTCGCTGGTCAGCCCGGTCGCGGTCACCACCGACCCGGTCGACCAGCAGCTCACCGCCGTCATCGCCGCCGACGACGGCCCGTCGCTGTCGCGGTACATGGCGAAGCACGGCACCGTCGAACAGTGGCGCGAGTACCTGACCGTGCGCAGCGTCTACCACCTCAAGGAGGGCGACCCGCACACCTGGGCGATCCCCCGGCTGAGCGGTCGCGCCAAGGCGGCGATGGTGGAGATCCAGGCCGACGAGTACGGCGGCGGCTCCCCCGAGCGCATGCACAGCCAGCTCTTCGCCGGGCTGATGCGCGACCTGGACCTCGACGACGCCTACGGCGCGCTGTGGGACGACGCCCCCGCGGTCGCCTTCACCTCGGTGAACACCATGTCGCTGTTCGGGCTGCACCGACGGCTGCGCGGCGCCTGCCTGGGCCACCTGACCGCGGTCGAGATGACCTCCTCCGAGCCCAGCCGGCGGTACTCCAGCGGGCTGCGGCGTCTCGGGTACGGCACCGGCACCACGGTCTTCTACGACGAGCACGTGGAGGCCGACGCCGTCCACGAGCAGATCGCCTCGGTCGACATGTGCGGCTCGCTGGTCGCCGAGGACCCGGCGCTGACCGCCGACGTCCTGTTCGGGGCGCAGTGCTCGCTCGCCCTCGACGGGCTCACCGCCCACCACCTGCTCGGCGCCTGGGAGGCCGGCCGCTCCGGCCTGCGCGCGCAGGAGCCGGTCGCCGTCTAG